A window of the Terriglobia bacterium genome harbors these coding sequences:
- a CDS encoding carboxypeptidase regulatory-like domain-containing protein, translating to MRSARYGTAIAAFLFVSIFAQSSSAGEIKGKVTAAGMRSPENIAVYIEAIPGKTFPAPSKPVVMDQKNLKFVPHVLVVLVGTTVNFLNSDPVGHNVFWPSISGNKKLAHNLGTWPQGQVKSFTFNDPGVASLLCNVHPEMSGYVVVIATPYFAVTNKDGDFEIKDIPAGHYTLTTWSEEGKPVSQAVDVAAGSVTVDLTVRR from the coding sequence ATGAGATCCGCTCGTTATGGTACGGCAATCGCAGCTTTCCTGTTTGTCTCTATTTTCGCTCAATCCAGCTCGGCTGGAGAGATCAAGGGCAAAGTGACCGCCGCCGGCATGCGCTCGCCCGAGAATATCGCGGTCTATATCGAGGCGATACCCGGCAAGACTTTCCCGGCGCCCTCGAAGCCGGTAGTAATGGACCAGAAGAACTTGAAATTTGTACCTCACGTCCTGGTGGTCCTGGTGGGAACGACGGTTAACTTCCTCAACAGCGATCCGGTGGGACACAACGTTTTCTGGCCCTCCATCAGCGGCAACAAGAAGCTCGCGCACAATCTTGGCACCTGGCCGCAGGGTCAAGTGAAGTCGTTCACCTTCAACGATCCCGGGGTCGCGTCGCTCCTCTGCAATGTCCACCCGGAAATGTCCGGATACGTCGTTGTTATAGCCACGCCTTACTTTGCGGTGACCAACAAGGACGGTGATTTTGAAATCAAGGACATCCCGGCCGGCCACTACACGCTGACGACCTGGAGCGAGGAAGGAAAGCCCGTCAGCCAGGCGGTTGATGTCGCCGCCGGCAGCGTCACTGTCGACCTCACGGTTCGCCGTTAG